One part of the Mycolicibacterium aromaticivorans JS19b1 = JCM 16368 genome encodes these proteins:
- a CDS encoding nuclear transport factor 2 family protein, whose translation MDSDALTLLLDERAIERALILFARAMDERDWSTMAAILTHDAFGDFGTGPLAGSAAIIELIRSYLDNCGPTQHLLGNVIVEVDGDTATSLAYVRDIHLNSTADPAVRFYTLGDYHDTWRRTRDGSWRMSQRIKANRGYVGPLEIFGN comes from the coding sequence ATGGATTCAGATGCTCTGACGCTCCTGCTCGACGAACGTGCCATCGAACGCGCGCTGATCCTCTTCGCGCGGGCAATGGACGAACGCGACTGGTCGACGATGGCCGCGATTCTCACTCACGACGCGTTCGGCGACTTCGGCACCGGCCCGCTGGCGGGAAGCGCGGCGATCATTGAGTTGATTCGCAGCTATCTCGACAATTGCGGCCCCACTCAACATCTGCTGGGCAATGTCATCGTCGAGGTAGACGGCGACACCGCTACCAGCCTCGCCTACGTCCGCGACATCCATCTCAATTCGACCGCCGATCCGGCGGTTCGTTTTTATACGCTCGGCGACTACCACGACACTTGGCGTCGAACCCGCGACGGCAGTTGGCGCATGTCCCAACGGATCAAAGCCAACCGCGGCTACGTCGGACCCCTGGAGATTTTCGGCAACTGA
- a CDS encoding SDR family NAD(P)-dependent oxidoreductase, with protein sequence MQRFSDRRAIVTGAGSGIGAATVARLLDEGAAVAAFDISAAGLAATTAAAEEAGTAKRLTTAVVDISLEDEVIAAVDTAVTEMGGLEALINVAAVQSCSHTHETSLDEWNRTLAVNLTGTFLMTRQALPALLKSGHGVVVNFTSTAATFAHPYMAAYAASKGGILSFTHSLALEYAKQGLRAVNIQPGGVSTALANSTLDKMPEGYDLGLWTKQTPLLHGKDNEILGDPSAVASVVAMVASDDGAFITGTEIRLDGGAHA encoded by the coding sequence ATGCAACGGTTCTCAGACCGGCGCGCGATCGTGACCGGCGCCGGCTCGGGTATCGGCGCCGCGACCGTGGCCCGCCTGCTCGACGAGGGCGCAGCGGTCGCCGCGTTCGATATCTCCGCGGCCGGCCTGGCGGCAACCACCGCCGCCGCCGAGGAAGCCGGAACAGCCAAGCGCCTCACCACGGCCGTCGTGGACATATCGCTCGAGGATGAGGTCATCGCTGCGGTGGACACGGCGGTGACAGAGATGGGCGGACTCGAGGCGTTGATCAACGTCGCTGCCGTTCAGAGTTGTTCGCATACCCACGAAACCAGCTTGGACGAGTGGAACCGCACACTGGCGGTCAACCTCACCGGAACGTTCCTCATGACCCGGCAAGCGCTGCCCGCGCTGCTGAAGTCGGGCCATGGCGTCGTCGTGAACTTCACCTCCACCGCCGCGACCTTCGCCCACCCGTACATGGCGGCATACGCGGCGAGCAAGGGCGGGATACTCAGCTTCACGCACTCGCTGGCGTTGGAATACGCGAAACAGGGTTTGCGCGCGGTCAACATCCAACCGGGCGGTGTATCCACGGCGTTGGCCAACAGCACCTTGGACAAGATGCCCGAAGGGTACGACCTCGGCCTATGGACCAAACAGACTCCGCTTCTTCACGGCAAAGACAACGAAATCCTGGGCGATCCAAGCGCGGTCGCGTCTGTGGTCGCTATGGTTGCCTCTGATGACGGCGCCTTCATCACCGGCACCGAAATCCGTCTCGACGGCGGCGCGCACGCCTAG